CATTCGCCGGCGACGCGTCGTTCTTCAGCATCGGGACCAACGATCTCACCCAGTACACGCTCGCCGTCGACCGCGGGAACGCGAACATCGCCAACCGCTTCACGCCGCTGCACCCCGGCGTACTGCGGTTGATTTACCGCACCGTGCGCATTGGCGCCGAGCACGGCATCGATGTCACCGTGTGCGGCGAGATGGCCTCGCAACCGCTCATGGCCTTCGCACTCATCGGACTCGGCGTGCGCCAGCTGAGCGTGGCGCCGCGCGCCGTGCCGCTCGTGAAACGCCTCGTCTGCGCGATCACCGTGGCCGATGCCGAGCAGGCCGCCAACGAGGCGCTGGCCGCACGCACGGCGCACGATGCCCAACGCATCCTCGCGCACCACCTCACGGAAACCGCCGCAGGCGATCCATTCCTGCGCGATGGAAGCGTTGCGTAAGCCTGAACGGACGGCCTGTCCCCTCCATTAAGACGTCCGGCCTTGTCCGGCCTTGTCCGGCTGGTCCGCTCTTTTGAGTCCTCCGGCCGTCTCCGGCGTTGTCGGACCTGTCCGCCTTCCGGGTTGTCCGACTTCTCCTCTGCCTGTATCATTCGACCGTCATTTCACTCTCGATCAGACGCTGAGCCGCTTGCGACGGCTGCGCTGGAGATTCGCGTGCCCGAGCGCTTCCTTTTTACCTCGGAATCGGTAACCGAGGGCCATCCGGACAAGATTGCCGACCAGATCTCCGATGGAGTCCTGGACGCGATCCTCGCCGAAGATCCTGCTGCACGGGTCGCGTGCGAAACGCTCGTCACGACCGGTCTTGCCTGCGTAGCCGGCGAGATCACCACCTGCACGTACGTCTCGATCCCCGACATCGTCCGCTCGACCATCGCCGACATCGGCTACACCGATGCGACGTTCGGTTTCGACTACAAGACGTGCGCGGTGTTGAGCACCATCGATCGGCAGTCGCCGGACATCGCAATGGGCGTGGACACCGGCGGCGCGGGCGACCAGGGCATGATGTTCGGCTACGCGACCGACGAGACGCCCGAGCTCATGCCGATGCCGCTCCAGCTCGCGCACGCGCTCACGCGTGCGTTAGCCGAGCGGCGCAAATGCGGCGACCTGCCGTGGCTCAGGCCCGACGGGAAAGCGCAGGTCACCGTCGAGTACGAGAATGGACGTCCGGTGCGCATCCCGACGGTGGTCGTGTCGACGCAACACGCCGACGCGATTTCGACCGAGAATCTGCGAACCGCGATCGTCGCGAGCGTCATCGTGCCGACGCTGCCGCCCGAGATGTTCGACGCGCGGCGCGCGGCCATCCATGTCAACCCGACCGGACGATTCGTGGTCGGCGGTCCGCAGGGCGACGCCGGCCTAACGGGACGCAAGATCATCGTCGACACCTACGGCGGCGCAGCGCGACACGGCGGCGGCGCGTTCAGCGGCAAGGACCCATCCAAGGTCGATCGATGCGCGGCGTACGCGGCGCGCTGGGTCGCCAAGAACATCGTGGCCGCCGGACTCGCGCACCGCTGCGAGCTGCAGCTGGCCTACGCGATTGGCGTGCGGGATCCCGTGAGCGTGATGGTCGACACGTTCGGCACGGCAACCGTCGACGAGCACAAGATCGAACGCGCCGTGCGGGAGGTGTTCGACCTCACGCCGCGCGGGATCATCGAAGCGCTGGGTCTTCGCGCGCCGATCTATCAGCGCACGGCGTCGTACGGGCACTTCGGCCGCGAGGCGTGCACGACACAGCGCGGCGGCCGCGACGTCACGTACTTTTCCTGGGAACGCACCGATCGCATCGAAGCCCTGGGCCGCGCGATTTGACGCTCGGCCGCTCCACGCGGCACGGCAATCGCTGCGCTCTTTCGGGTCGACGCGTCTCTTCACCCCTTTCCGGACCACGCATGGCCACCATCGCCAAGTCGGAATCCCGTTCTGCCTCGCACGACGTTCGAGATCTGAACCTCGCCGATCACGGGCGCCAGCGCGCCGAGTGGGCCGAGCGTTCGATGCAGGTGCTGCGGCAGATCCGGGAGCGGTTTGCGAAAGAGCGGCCGCTCGAGGGCAAGCGCGTGTCGGCATGTCTGCACGTCACGAGCGAGACCGCGAACTTGATGATCACGCTCAAGGCCGGCGGTGCGGACATCGCGTTGTGCGCGTCGAATCCGTTGTCGACGCAGGATGACATCGCCGCACACCTGGTGCGCGACTACGGCATCAAGGTGTTCGCGATCAAGGGCGAGGACAACGACACGTACTACGAGCACATCCGCGCCGCGATCGCGCACGAGCCCGAGATCACGATGGACGACGGCGCCGACGTCGTCGGCGCGATCCACATGATTGCGTTAGGCAGACTGGATGACCTGCCGGAGTCGGTGCGCCGGTGGGTGGAAGGCCTGGATGGCGCGCGGCGCAAGGCGCTCGTGTCCCGTGTGTTAGGCAGCACGGAGGAAACCACCACCGGCGTCATCCGCCTCAAGGCGATGGCCAAGGACAAGGTGCTGCAATTCCCGGTGATCTCGGTGAACGACTCGTTCACCAAGCATCTGTTCGACAATCGCTACGGCACCGGCCAGTCGACCGTCGATGGCATCATTCGCGCGACCAACCTGCTGCTCGCCGGCTCGACCTTCGTCGTCGCCGGCTACGGCTGGTGCGGGCGCGGCGTGGCCATGCGCGCGCGCGGCCAGGGCGCCAACGTCGTGGTGACCGAGATCGATCCGCTCAAGGCGCTGGAAGCCACCATGGATGGATACCGCGTCATGACGATGGCCGAAGCAGCGCCGATCGGCGACATCTTCTGCACGCTCACCGGCAACACCAGCGTCATCCGCGCCGAGCATTTCACCGTCATGAAAGACGGGGCGGTGGTCTGCAATTCGGGCCACTTCAACGTGGAAGTGGACATCCCGGCGTTGGCCAAGCTGGCCGGGGGCAAGTCACGGGACGTGCGGCCGTTCGTCGAGGAATACGTGGTGCGCGGCAAGCGGATTTTTCTGCTGGGCGAGGGGCGGCTCATCAACCTTGCTGCAGCCGAGGGACACCCGGCGAGCGTGATGGACATGAGCTTCGCGAACCAATCGCTGGCCGCGGAGTATCTGGTACAGAAGGGAGCGAGTCTGTCGCGCGACGTGCACCGCGTGCCGGAAGCCATCGATCGCGAGATCGCCCGGCTCAAACTCGCCGCGGTCGGCGCGAACATCGACGTGCTGACGGACGAGCAGAAGAAGTACCTGGCGTCGTGGGACATGGGTACGTGACGCCTCCAGGGAGGCACTCATGGTTGAAGTCAAGGTGGCCCGTCTCGGGCTCGATAGCGTGTCCAACTCGTACGTCGTCATTCTTCAGGAAAAGGAAGGCGAGCGGCTTCTGCCGATCTGGATCGGTCAGCCGGAGGCGGAGTCGATCGTGATGGAAATGCAGAAGATCAAGCCGCCGCGGCCGCTCACACACGACCTGTGCAAGCGGCTGATCCTCGGCATGGGCGCGTCGCTCCAGCGCGTGCAGATCACGAAAGTGCAGGAGAACACGTATTACGCGGAGCTGCATCTCCATCGCGGCGACGACGTGTTCCACATCGACGCGCGTCCATCGGACAGCATTGCGATTGCGCTGCGGCTGGCGGCGCCGATTTTCGCACAGGAATCGCTGCTCACCGAGATTTCCGTCGAAGATGCGGACGAGACGACGAGCGCCGGCGACGCGAGCGGCGTGTCGTTCGCGGGTCCGGAGCCCGACTACGGGCAGCACGACCTGTCGGCCGAGCAGCTCAAGGCGTATCTGGAAAAGATGCGTCCCGAGGACTTCGGCAAACTCAACCTGTGACGGCCGCGTCTGGTGCCTAACGGAACGGCGCATCGCACGGGGGCGGCCGCGTTGAGCGGCCGCCTTTCTCTTGGCTGGTTGCGCGGCG
Above is a window of Gemmatimonadaceae bacterium DNA encoding:
- the ahcY gene encoding adenosylhomocysteinase, with the translated sequence MATIAKSESRSASHDVRDLNLADHGRQRAEWAERSMQVLRQIRERFAKERPLEGKRVSACLHVTSETANLMITLKAGGADIALCASNPLSTQDDIAAHLVRDYGIKVFAIKGEDNDTYYEHIRAAIAHEPEITMDDGADVVGAIHMIALGRLDDLPESVRRWVEGLDGARRKALVSRVLGSTEETTTGVIRLKAMAKDKVLQFPVISVNDSFTKHLFDNRYGTGQSTVDGIIRATNLLLAGSTFVVAGYGWCGRGVAMRARGQGANVVVTEIDPLKALEATMDGYRVMTMAEAAPIGDIFCTLTGNTSVIRAEHFTVMKDGAVVCNSGHFNVEVDIPALAKLAGGKSRDVRPFVEEYVVRGKRIFLLGEGRLINLAAAEGHPASVMDMSFANQSLAAEYLVQKGASLSRDVHRVPEAIDREIARLKLAAVGANIDVLTDEQKKYLASWDMGT
- a CDS encoding bifunctional nuclease family protein, which translates into the protein MVEVKVARLGLDSVSNSYVVILQEKEGERLLPIWIGQPEAESIVMEMQKIKPPRPLTHDLCKRLILGMGASLQRVQITKVQENTYYAELHLHRGDDVFHIDARPSDSIAIALRLAAPIFAQESLLTEISVEDADETTSAGDASGVSFAGPEPDYGQHDLSAEQLKAYLEKMRPEDFGKLNL
- the metK gene encoding methionine adenosyltransferase translates to MPERFLFTSESVTEGHPDKIADQISDGVLDAILAEDPAARVACETLVTTGLACVAGEITTCTYVSIPDIVRSTIADIGYTDATFGFDYKTCAVLSTIDRQSPDIAMGVDTGGAGDQGMMFGYATDETPELMPMPLQLAHALTRALAERRKCGDLPWLRPDGKAQVTVEYENGRPVRIPTVVVSTQHADAISTENLRTAIVASVIVPTLPPEMFDARRAAIHVNPTGRFVVGGPQGDAGLTGRKIIVDTYGGAARHGGGAFSGKDPSKVDRCAAYAARWVAKNIVAAGLAHRCELQLAYAIGVRDPVSVMVDTFGTATVDEHKIERAVREVFDLTPRGIIEALGLRAPIYQRTASYGHFGREACTTQRGGRDVTYFSWERTDRIEALGRAI